From the genome of Glycine soja cultivar W05 chromosome 14, ASM419377v2, whole genome shotgun sequence:
aaaaatgtaAGACACAACTGGGATACGACTTCGATACAAGATGCTTTCTATATGTCTTGAGCcacttttgaatttttgttattttttaactttaagatttaaagaaaaaaagtccagacataaataaaacataactattttctcttctcaaaacataaacaaaaacaagacatatcccttttctcttcttcaagCATGACAACTCCTTTTCAGCAAATTTAGATGTTCTTCTAATAAGGgagtttattttataattttttaacgtATTTTGGATGCATGGTATCCttactttcaaaaaatatttcgtATCCGTATCATATCCCATATCTAGGCTTCATAGATAAATATATGAATGAAATAAGTTGTGTCACAACTCTCAATTCTATTACCTGTTGTCATTAGAGCTGAGCGTATAGCAGCAGGAGACCAAGTAGGATGAAATAATTTGACATACCCTGCTGCGCCTGACACGTGCGGGCAAGACATTGATGTTCCCGAGATAATATTGAACTGTAATTCTCTCTTGTCAGCATGAGTATCAGAAGGAGGGGAAATTGGAGACCAACTAGCTAGAATGTTGACTCCTGGAGCCATCAAATCCGGCTGAAACATTAAACCAaacaaataagagaaaaagaaaaagaataagtcATGACAAGTATTGTTACCTGATAGAGATATGTTTGATTATTCATTCATAGAAATGTACCTTGAGAATTTCAGGTGTAACTATATTTGGACCCCTTGATGAGAAAGAGGCTACCTGGGGGGCCAAAGTATCTTTTATCTCATTGCTCTTAAATATTGTTGCAGTTGGGTTCCTGCATGGTGTTTCAAGCAATTCAGTTTAGATTAGTGTGGTACTCTAAATGGTTGTTGTTGGTGTGTAACTGAATATTGTATCTAATTGATATATACCCTGTAGACTTTATGTAGCCATATACACTGACACCATCCTTCAACTCAAGGTAAGATCCtgacaagacaaaagaaaatgcATAATCTCTTGAACTCTGACCTTGTATCAGGAAACCAACAGCACCAGCTTTGTGTTGGGATCCCTCCTTAATTGGAGAGGTTCTAGAAAATTATAGAACTTTCTGGAAAAGTGTAGAATTTTCTAGAACGTCCTGGAGAACTCTAGAGTAGTGTAGAACTCTCTAGAAACTTGTGGAAGAATGTGGAAACCTCTAGAATATTCTAGAGATGTGTGGAACCTTCTGGAATCTTATggaaggatatggaaaagagtAGAAGAGTGTAGAGACTCCTAGAATGTGTGGAGCATTCTAGAGAATTAATCTCCACCCTAGGATACAAGTAATCTCCACCATTCATTGTGGAGGTGGAGTAGTATAAATAAGGGTAGGAGCCTTCATTCCTACCCATCCCAGACAAGAGTGAATCCACTTCTTAGAGTGAGAAAGAGCCTCTTtaagagagaagataaatagcTTGGGAAGTCTCTATCCTCAAGCTTGAGTGAGCCACCATAGAGTGAGTCAATTTTGTAAACACATCCTTGTAACCCTACTATCACTTTGTATAGTGGAAGAATCTCCATATTGGAGAATTATAATCGTGTGCTCCCATTACTACCTTTAATTACTAAGTGCCTATCTTAACTTTACGAAGCGGGAAAGTCCGAGTTTTCCCAACAGTGGTATCAGAGTCAGGTTGTTCGACTTGGTGATCGGCTCAGACGAGTAAGATGGCGGTGATGGATCTCAGCTTTGGGGATCCCTTGTATCGAAAGTCTTCCTGGCGGTGAGTCCAGGCTGCGTGTCCCGCAGATGGAGCGGCGGTGCAAGTACCGCAGGTAGCTAGAGCATGAAGGCTCTAATGGTTATACTCGTGGATGATGACTTTCGCTCGAATGGGGAGGCTTCCATGTGGAAGAAACTCACACTTGAGGGGGAGATGTGTTAGAGTACAAGTGTGAgatgaagtcccacatcgggtaaAAGAATCTCCCTGGTATTTCCTTCCATCGAGTTTTTCCCAACAGTGGTATCAAGAGTCAAGTTCATCCGGAGCCGTCATTAGCTCGTGCAGTTCAAGATAGAGGATAACGTCGCTCATGATGGAGACATGTTCAAGGATGTGTTTACAAAATTGAAGAATGGAGAAGAGCCATGCAAGAAGAGATGCAATCCTTGCATGAGAATAACACCTATGAATTGGTGGAGTGGAGAATAGCCATGCAAGAAAAGATGAAATCCTTGCATGAGAATAACACTTATGAATTGGTGGTGGAGAAGAGCCATGCAAGAAGATATGCAATCCTTGCATGAGAATAACACCTATGAATTGGTGGAGTGGAGAATAGCCATGCAAGAAGAGATGAAATCCTTGCATGAGAATAACATCGGAGTGGAGAATAGCCATGCAAGAAGAGATGAAATCCTTGCATGAGAGTAACACCTATGAATTGGTGGAGTGGAGAATAGCCATGCAAGAAGAGACGAAATCCTTGCATGAGAATAACACCGGAGTGGAGAATAGCCATGCAAGAAGAGATGAAATCCTTGCATGAGAGTAACACCTATGAATTGGAAGAGTGGAGAAGAGCCATGCAAGAAGAGAAGCAATCCTTGCATGATGACCAAAGCACATTGACATAAGGTATCCAAGGTGCCGGTTTGCTACTACCCCCCAATTAAGTCGGGAGGGGGAGATTTGTTGGGATCCCTCCTTAATTGGAGAGGTTCTAGAAAATTATAGAACTTTCTGGAAAAGTGTAGAATTTTCTAGAACGTCCTGGAGAACTCTAGAGTAGTGTAGAACTCTCTAGAAGCTTGTGAAAGAATGTGGAAACCTCTAGAATATTCTAGAGGTGTGTGGAACCTTCTGGAACCTTATggaaggatatggaaaagagtAAAAGAGTGTAGAGACTCCTAGAATGTGTGGAGCATTCTAGAGAATTAATCTCCATCCTAGGATACAAGTAATCTCCACCATTCATTGTGGAGGTGGAGTAGTATAAATAAAGGTAGGAACCTTCATTCCTACCCATCCCAGACAAGAGTGAATCCACTTCTTAGAGTGAGAAAGAGCCTCtttgagagagaagataaatagcTTGGGAAGTCTCTATCCTCAAGCTTGAGTGAGCCACCATAGAGTGAGTCAATTTTGTAAACACATCCTTGTAACCCTACTATCACTTTGTATAGTGGAAGAATCTCCATATTGGAGAATTATAATCGTGTGCTCCCATTACTACCTTTAATTACTAAGTGCCTATCTTAACTTCACGAAGCGGGAAAGTCCGAGTTTTCCCAACACTTTGAGGGGGCCTAACCCACTTCCGTCCTCGCACAGAACAATTTTCCCTTTCACCAAATTTGGATCCAATGAATAGAGATGGCAAAGCCTGCAACGCGGGAATAATTTCATTGACAAGTTATAGATTTTTGGAACGTTTCCTTTATTTCAATAATGCCACTTTGAAGCACACAAGATATATTTGTACTTAAATTGTTGGTCTTTGACCATAAACGTTCATGTTTTAACTTTTACATGTTAATTTAGTTCAAAGACATCAAGGATAGTTACCTGGATTCAGATTCATCCTTGCCTGCTTTAGTATTTGGGGCATCTCCACCAAAGATCAGAGGATGTAATTCTCCCTTAAGGTCAAATGTATTTATAGAGATTCCCTAAGCATGAAACAAAGAGATTAAAgtaagtttgtttaaacttaaaaaggtAACTTTAAATAAGTCTCTTTTTTATGTaggtgttttttttaagaaacaaataagatttattttttaaaataaacagaaaacattttttaaacagaagaaatttaaacaaatacattaaaataataataaaaaattattttattaaaataagcaatttcttccataaataagtttaaataaactaGCCAAGTAcagattttacaattttatataaaaagagaaCTTTTAATTAAAGGTTGGTATCATCAGTTACAATCCGAATTAATTAGCTTAGCTTGCATTCAAGAAATGAGGTTTTGATGTGACCTTAAATTCTGAACTCATCAACTAGAAGATGAATTAAGTAAGTCATGTTCTAGAATAGAATAAGGAAGGCACATTACCTCATAAGTTCTGTTGTCTCCTAATTGAACCTTGGTAACAAACTTCCTGTCTAAAGTGCTAGCAGCGACTGAAATTGACCAAGGATATAAATTGTCTACGGATGCAGGAGATGGACCAGAGTTCCCTGCTGCAAATACTGTCACTATTCCATTTTTCATGGCATGAAATGCTCCAATGGAAGATGCATCTCCAAAATAGTTTTGATCATTGGATCCTCCAAGTGACACTGACAATATATCAACCCCATCTGCAATTGCATCATCAAATGCAGCAAGAATGTCTGCATCATCACAGTGATCATTCCAACACGCTTTGTAGACAGCAATGCGCGCCGACGTGGCACCTCCTCTTGATGTGCCTTGTCCAAGGCCTAACATGCTTGCCATGCTAACTGGGTTCCCAGCTGCTGTTGATGCTGTGTGAGTCCCATGACCATCTGTGTCTCTTGGAGATTTGAGATCTTTGATTTTGAATCCATCAGCTTTATAATACTTGGCACCAATTATTTTACTGCAAGAACAACATAGCAAAATTTGTAAGTATAGTGTACTTCTTTGCATCTATATATTCATTAAGCAAGTGAATTGAAGTTATCGTTttagtgaaataaaaaatacttgttgCAAGTGAAATTAGAGATTTGGCAAGTTCCCTTCCATTTACTAGGTGGTGGACCGAAT
Proteins encoded in this window:
- the LOC114384607 gene encoding cucumisin-like, translating into MASRSSVLLLLLLFSFTSLVLKCHSTSPDDLKTYIVYTGNSMKDETSSLFLYQIMLQEVADSNAAPKSVLHHYKRSFSGFVVKLTEEEANRIAGLDGVVSVFPNGKKQLYTTKSWDFIGFPQHVQRSNTESDIIIGVIDTGIWPESESFNDKGFGPPPSKWKGTCQISNFTCNNKIIGAKYYKADGFKIKDLKSPRDTDGHGTHTASTAAGNPVSMASMLGLGQGTSRGGATSARIAVYKACWNDHCDDADILAAFDDAIADGVDILSVSLGGSNDQNYFGDASSIGAFHAMKNGIVTVFAAGNSGPSPASVDNLYPWSISVAASTLDRKFVTKVQLGDNRTYEGISINTFDLKGELHPLIFGGDAPNTKAGKDESESRLCHLYSLDPNLVKGKIVLCEDGSGLGPLKGSQHKAGAVGFLIQGQSSRDYAFSFVLSGSYLELKDGVSVYGYIKSTGNPTATIFKSNEIKDTLAPQVASFSSRGPNIVTPEILKPDLMAPGVNILASWSPISPPSDTHADKRELQFNIISGTSMSCPHVSGAAGYVKLFHPTWSPAAIRSALMTTAKQMSPVNNRDAEFAYGAGQIDLYKAVKPGLVYDADESDYVRFLCGQGYSSKMLKLITGDNSTCPETPYGTARDLNYPSFALQATHSTPIVSGSFYRTVTNVGSPNSTYKATVTAPIGLKIQVTPSVLSFTSLGQKRSFVLSIDGAIDSAIVSGSLVWHDGEFQVRSPIIVFDVPIP